A single genomic interval of Zingiber officinale cultivar Zhangliang unplaced genomic scaffold, Zo_v1.1 ctg150, whole genome shotgun sequence harbors:
- the LOC122036398 gene encoding probable pre-mRNA-splicing factor ATP-dependent RNA helicase DEAH5: METVDLKGLEYYSLLSNVCKELESHIGSGDKVLAEFITDLGRDSETVDDFETKLKEFGAGDMPDYLVRSLLTMIHAILPPTFKTNKKSAPDGDEKSSAFPALSRADDRDRARELRLEIEKDAELKVEEERRKFDRDRDLERDRERDERHRNDRDRERDRGRDRDRNRDWNRDRDRERDRDRYGERDRDRERDHRWKKHSNYRVHEEDEKEEEEVEEHRERRHPTQPRRTSDEPELYSVYKGRVSRVMDTGCFVQLNDLRGKEGLVHVSQIASRRIANAKDAVKRDQEVYVKVISVSGQKLSLSMRDVDQKTGKDLLPMRKSSQNEAYMGNPASGNGGSTRRLGLSGITIVEENEDGPSRRPLKRMSSPERWEAKQLIAAGVMDVRDYPMFDDDGDGILYQEEGAEEEIEIELNEDEPAFLQGQSRYSIDMSPVKIFKNPEGSLGRAAALQSALIKERRELREQQQRTMLDSIPKDLNRPWEDPMPETGERHLAQELRGVGLSAYEMPEWKKDAYGKTVTLGQRSKLSIQEQRQSLPIYKLKKELVQAVHDNQVLVVIGETGSGKTTQVTQYLAEAGYTTRGKIGCTQPRRVAAMSVAKRVAEEFGCRLGEEVGYAIRFEDCTGPETVIKYMTDGMLLREILVDETLSQYSVIMLDEAHERTIHTDVLFGLLKQLVKRRPDLRLIVTSATLDAEKFSGYFFNCNIFTIPGRTFPVEILYAKQPETDYLDAALITVLQIHLTEPEGDVLLFLTGQEEIDHACQSLYERMKGLGKNVPELIILPVYSALPSEMQSRIFDPAPPGKRKVVVATNIAEASLTIDGIYYVVDPGFAKQNVYNPKLGLDSLVITPISQASAKQRAGRAGRTGPGKCFRLYTESAYRNEMSPTTIPEIQRINLGMTTLNMKAMGINDLLSFDFMDPPSPQALISAMEQLYSLGALDEEGLLTKLGRKMAEFPLDPPLSKMLLASVDLGCSDEILTIIAMITTGNIFYRPREKQAQADQKRAKFFQPEGDHLTLLAVYEAWKAKNFSGPWCFENFVQSRSLRRAQDVRKQLLTIMDRYKLDVVSSGKNFTKIRKAITAGFFFHTARKDPQEGYRTLVENQPVYIHPSSALFQRQPDWVIYHELVMTTKEYMREVTVIDPKWLVELAPRFYKTSDPTKMSKRKRQERIEPLYDRYHEPNSWRLSKRRA; the protein is encoded by the exons ATGGAGACCGTAGATTTGAAGGGGCTGGAATACTACTCCCTGCTTTCCAATGTATGCAAGGAACTGGAATCTCACATCGGCTCCGGCGACAAAGTACTGGCAGAGTTCATCACCGATCTCGGCCGCGACTCTGAGACCGTTGATGATTTTGAAACTAAGCTAAAGGAGTTTGGGGCTGGCGATATGCCTGACTACCTCGTTCGCTCCCTCCTCACCATGATACACGCCATCCTTCCCCCCACGTTCAAGACCAACAAGAAATCCGCTCCTGATGGCGACGAGAAATCATCCGCCTTCCCCGCTCTCTCCCGAGCAGATGACCGAGATCGAGCCAGGGAGCTCCGTTTGGAGATCGAGAAGGACGCCGAGCTCAAGGTGGAGGAAGAGCGCAGGAAATTTGACCGGGATAGGGACCTCGAACGTGACCGTGAGCGGGATGAACGGCACAGAAATGATCGTGATAGAGAAAGAGATAGGGGCAGAGATAGAGATCGGAATCGGGATTGGAACAGAGATCGGGACAGGGAGAGGGACAGAGACAGATACGGAGAAAGGGATAGAGACAGAGAGAGGGATCATAGATGGAAGAAGCACAGCAATTATAGAGTTCATGAGgaagatgaaaaggaggaagaagaggtggaGGAACACAGAGAGAGGAGGCATCCTACTCAGCCTCGCAGAACTTCTGATGAACCAGAGCTTTATTCGGTCTACAAAGGAAGAGTTTCGCGGGTTATGGACACTGGGTGCTTCGTCCAGCTGAACGACTTGAGGGGAAAGGAAGGTTTGGTCCATGTCTCCCAGATTGCCAGTAGGAGGATTGCCAATGCAAAAGATGCAGTTAAGAGGGACCAAGAAGTTTATGTGAAGGTCATTTCGGTGTCAGGGCAGAAGCTTAGCTTATCCATGAGGGATGTAGATCAGAAAACTGGAAAAGATCTTCTTCCGATGAGGAAGAGCTCACAAAATGAAGCTTATATGGGAAACCCAGCAAGTGGGAATGGAGGCTCGACGAGGAGGTTAGGTCTTTCGGGGATTACTATTGTAGAGGAGAATGAAGATGGACCATCAAGGCGACCACTCAAGAGAATGAGCTCACCTGAGAGATGGGAGGCAAAGCAGCTCATTGCTGCTGGTGTTATGGACGTCCGTGACTATCCAATGTTCGATGATGATGGGGATGGAATATTGTATCAGGAAGAGGGTGCTGAGGAGGAGATAGAGATTGAGCTCAATGAGGATGAACCTGCCTTCTTGCAGGGGCAGAGTCGTTATTCAATTGATATGTCACCTGTCAAAATTTTCAAGAACCCGGAGGGATCTTTGGGCAGGGCTGCTGCGCTGCAGTCGGCCCTCATCAAGGAAAGAAGGGAGTTAAGGGAGCAGCAGCAGAGGACAATGCTAGACTCAATTCCTAAAGATCTCAATCGTCCCTGGGAAGATCCAATGCCGGAAACTGGCGAGCGACATCTTGCACAGGAACTTAGGGGAGTGGGATTGTCAGCATATGAGATGCCAGAGTGGAAGAAAGATGCTTATGGAAAAACTGTAACGCTTGGGCAGAGATCAAAGTTGTCAATACAGGAACAAAGGCAGAGCCTTCCTATTTATAAATTGAAAAAGGAGTTGGTTCAAGCTGTGCACGACAATCAGGTTCTTGTTGTGATTGGTGAGACCGGCTCAGGGAAGACAACACAGGTGACTCAGTATCTTGCTGAGGCAGGATACACAACAAGAGGGAAAATTGGGTGCACACAACCTCGAAGGGTGGCAGCCATGTCTGTTGCAAAGCGGGTAGCTGAAGAATTTGGTTGTCGCTTGGGTGAGGAGGTTGGTTATGCTATTAGGTTTGAAGACTGTACTGGCCCTGAGACTGTGATCAAATACATGACAGATGGTATGCTTCTCCGGGAGATTTTAGTTGATGAAACTCTATCACAGTACTCAGTAATTATGTTGGATGAAGCTCATGAAAGGACCATCCATACTGATGTTCTCTTTGGGTTGCTAAAGCAGCTTGTGAAGCGAAGACCAGACCTTCGGTTGATTGTGACATCTGCCACGCTAGAtgcagagaaattctctggctacTTCTTTAACTGCAACATTTTCACCATTCCTGGAAGAACTTTCCCAGTGGAGATACTTTATGCCAAGCAACCGGAAACCGATTATTTGGATGCAGCACTAATCACCGTTTTGCAGATACACTTGACAGAACCTGAAGGAGATGTACTTCTCTTCTTGACTggccaagaagagattgatcatgCCTGCCAGTCTCTGTATGAGAGAATGAAAGGGTTAGGAAAAAATGTGCCTGAGTTGATAATCTTGCCGGTATACAGTGCACTTCCCAGTGAAATGCAGTCCAGAATTTTTGATCCTGCTCCTCCTGGGAAGCGGAAAGTGGTTGTGGCTACCAACATTGCAGAAGCTTCCTTGACCATTGATGGTATTTACTATGTCGTGGATCCTGGCTTTGCTAAACAAAATGTCTACAACCCGAAGCTTGGGCTTGATTCACTGGTTATTACACCCATCTCACAAGCTTCTGCAAAGCAGCGAGCTGGTCGTGCTGGGCGTACAGGTCCTGGTAAATGTTTCCGACTATATACAGAGAGTGCTTACCGCAACGAAATGTCTCCAACAACGATTCCAGAAATCCAGAGGATCAATCTTGGCATGACAACTCTTAATATGAAGGCTATGGGTATAAATGACTTACTATCCTTTGATTTCATGGATCCTCCATCACCTCAAGCCCTCATTTCTGCGATGGAGCAACTATATAGTCTTGGAGCCCTTGATGAGGAAGGGCTCCTGACAAAATTGGGTAGAAAAATGGCTGAGTTCCCATTGGATCCTCCTTTATCAAAAATGCTTCTCGCTAGTGTGGACCTTGGATGCAGCGATGAAATTTTGACCATAATAGCAATGATTACGACTGGGAACATTTTCTACAGACCGAGAGAGAAACAAGCCCAGGCAGATCAAAAAAGAGCAAAATTCTTTCAGCCAGAAGGGGATCACTTAACACTGCTTGCTGTATATGAGGCATGGAAAGCTAAAAACTTTTCAGGGCCTTGGTGCTTTGAGAATTTTGTGCAGTCCCGTTCGCTTAGGAGAGCTCAGGATGTGAGGAAACAGCTTCTTACTATCATGGACAG ATATAAGCTTGATGTTGTTAGTTCTGGCAAAAATTTCACAAAAATAAGGAAGGCGATAACAGCGGGTTTCTTTTTTCACACCGCGAGGAAGGACCCTCAAGAAGGCTACAGGACTCTAGTGGAAAACCAACCCGTGTACATCCACCCCAGCAGTGCTCTATTTCAAAGGCAACCAGACTGGGTGATCTATCATGAGCTTGTCATGACAACCAAGGAATACATGAGGGAAGTTACAGTCATCGACCCCAAGTGGTTGGTTGAATTAGCTCCAAGATTTTACAAAACTTCAGATCCGACAAAGATGAGTAAACGGAAGCGGCAGGAGCGTATCGAACCACTATATGACCGATATCACGAGCCTAACTCGTGGCGTTTGAGCAAGCGCCGAGCTTGA